AGGGCATCAGCTGTGGGACTGTGGCTCTGAGATGGGACTCTCCCTCTTCAACTGTCtcaccccctcccctttcccttctccccccaGGATGATGGTGGTGGCGGCGGAGGAGTCCTCTATGCCTCCCTCGCCCTCTCTAGGTTAAACTCACCAGCAATGGCAGCGCCTCCCTCGGCCCCTCCCCATGGGGGCCCCCAGGAAGAGACCCTATACTCTGTCTTAAAGACCTAAGCAGTGGGACTGAGTGAGGACCTCCTTCAAGTCAGCTGTGCacagggatctcagttccccacaATCACCCTGGCCACACACAGATCACTCAGAAACCGGCAGGTGCTGACGGCCACCAAGGACCCGAGAACCACAGAACCACTGCTCCAATTCCCTCTTCAACCTCCCAGCCTTTcactacaaaaataaaactacctgTACAATTTCCCTCAACACATCTAAGGAGAAAGCTGATGTCTTCAACTTCTGTCTttccagaagttaaaaaaaaatgaaccatgATAGCTAGCTCACACCCAGATCCTTCCCCTAGTACTTCTGTTCAGTGACTGCCTCAGGCCAGAGACAAATAAATCCCCAAACGCTGGTAATCAATCTGGAACCCAAGGTCTGTCCCCCTAATCTAGCCCTTCTACTTTCCTCAGGATAATAACTAGCATGTGTCGTGTTCATGCTTTACATGCATGGCCGCATTTCAGCATCATCAATCACCCTATATGGCACTGGATGCACCATCTGAGAGGATAAGAACCAGAATGGCCACAGCGCTTTTCCCAAGGCCATGCTGCTAGTAAGTGGCTGAGGCAGGTTGTGAACCCAGACCTGCCCTCTCgatgtccttctccaggactcAGGCGTCATCGCCTTCCCAGATCCCTATACTGACAGGTCTCCCACCAGAAGGCACCATGTGCCCAGTGAcatggaggagaagaggaagaagccaaAACTGAGCAAGCAGTTAGAGACAAACCAAACCAAGGAAACCAGCAGCCTGGTTTATTAACATGAACTGCACAACTCTGACTTTAGCCAGGTCACCTCACAGCCAATGAACAACCCCAACACTTATCAGCTTCTTAAGGATCCTCCGAGAGGCTCTTCACCCGGGAAGGCGTGAGAGAGCAGGCAGGAGGCACAAGTCCACAGCTATTCCTCACAGAAGGCCACAGCGAGCTCCCCCGTGTCCACTCTGTGCTGCGGctcctccctctgctccagctCTTCTCCAACATCTTCCATGAGCTGGTCCAGATCCAGGTCACTGGAGGCTCCATCGTCAGAAGGGACACTTCCAGCATCCTGGGGTTCAGGCCCTTCTTCCCCAGCAACACGACAGGCCCCACGAGGAGCTGGTGGGGTCAGGACTTCTGGCACTAGTCTAGCTTCTCTTTCTTCAGACAGGCTGCTTCCTGGGGCCTTGCTTTGGGGAGCTTTGAATTTTTTCTTAGGGTCTAAATGAAAAAGTGACAAAACTGAGAGTCTTATTGGGTCATCTGTCCTTACCTTGTGTAAGTCCAACTCCTAAACCTTCTATTTCCAAAACAATCTCTGGGAGaacatgatttttctttataGAAAGAAAATGGGGTTTGGAATCAGGAAGACTTGGATCCATGGACCTCAAGAAAACTTTAAACCctttgaacctcagtctccttatctttaaaatggcagATATCCAGTGATAGAGACACTGAAAGAACTTAAGGGAACGAGTATAGAAGTATCTATCCAGCCAGCCcacaaaaatatcaataaatgttACTTCTCACCTCCTTACCATTCTTGTATCCCTGTATGTCCCTGAATAAAATCAGATAATAACCATAAAATGTTTCTACAGTGTATGTTGTGTTCTGCAATTTAGATGACACCCTTTTGGCCAaacttttgtgtgtttttttgttttgttttttccaaagtAATGAAAAGCTGTGGAAGTTTTAAGGAATGATCAAAGGAGGAAAGCTGCAGATGTGAGCCTcactccccccagcccccaagTCTGGGTCTTACCCGGCTGCTCAGGTCCTGAATTTCCATGCCCTTTTTTCCTTCCCATTATGGGCACAGGTGGAGGTGCAGGTTCGTTTAACAGGGTTCTCTTTGTTGTTCTCCTTTTCAGGGTCCCATCTCGTTCATCTGCTCCGGCATCACTCCCAACCCCCAATCCTGAAGGACATTGGTTTATTTCTGAGTGACAGTGTGGTTAGGGTCCACAAACTCCAAGCATTTAGTCTCTGCCctgggtcttctgctcattttcaaTCTAGTGAGTCCTTCTGGTTCCTTTCTTTTCCcctaaagatttattttctttctccctggGTCTTCTTCTCTTTATAGTTCACCTCAAAACCTGCCTTCTCCATGAAGTCATCCTTCTTggctaaaaattttaaatattcattccaCCTTTAACCTAAGATTTTGTAATTCAACTCACAGAAGTGAGAAGCTACAGATTCCCTGACCATATTAGCATGAGTCTTGCCCATTTTCTCAGGTTCTGGAGCCGAGAACCAGTAAGGCCCAGCCACCTGCAGACCCCTCGCACTTTCTGCTTCTGCCCTGCCTTAACAGGAACACATGTCTCGTTTCCAATTATCCTGCTTACCTCTTGccttgggtttttttgtttgaattttggCTGGCTTGGGATTAAGCAAAGTTGGatcctgagaaaaataaaatacaaatgaagtCATATAATTGTGATTTAATAGAGTAGGATGCTACAGAAATGATGGGTGTACTTAAGTTCCAGATGCTAATTCTTCCCAGTTTGATCTACAGAATTGATCTAACTTCagtcaaaatcccagcaagttatTGTGTACCAGTATATGATACCATAATGATGGACACATGTCACTACACATTTGTCCAAGTCCATAGAATATACACCACCAGGAGGAAGTCCTAATGTAAACGATGGACTTTgcgtgattatgatgtgtcaatgtactGAATAGGTTCATCAACTGcaaacaaatgtaccactctggtggacGCTGTTGCTAACAGGGGAGGCTATACATGTGTGGGGGCAGGAGGCACATGGAAACTCTCTGTACATTCTCCTCAATTCTCCTGTAAACCGAAGActgcttttaaagtctttaaagatgaaaaatatctACATTTCATATGCCTGAAAAGAgactaaggaaataaaataatgaatatccTAAGTGTCCACACAGGGAAGAAAGAGAGGCAACCTGCTATTCTGTAAAATTGCTCCAGTAAGAACCAAAGAACTACAGTAGGAAATGAGATTATCATCAAAAAATAAGTTCCTAGAGATATGAGGTATTAGAGAGAATAACTCAGGACAGAGGAGGCTCTTCTTCCCTGAAGAGTCCTAAGAGAGAAAACCAGCCCATCAGGGCTACCCTGATGTAGGGACAGGACAGTTCCTTAGAAAATACAAATCCATGCTAACCAGATGCCCTACAGCTATCTCCTCAAAGGAATCCCCAAGATCAATCTTACTGCTTTATCTTGTTCCTCCTCTTCATCCTCCTCCAACTCtggctctttctcttctttctccaagCAGGAATCTAAGCTGCTAGTCCCAGAGAGCGATAAGTCTAAAACAGGAATAGGAAGGAAAGGCTAAATAATTTATCCAACAAAACAGGTGATGAGTTAGTGGAACTGATCCCAGAAAATCAATCTTCAAACTCTGTCTTTCATATCCAAGTCATATTTTCTCCATAAAATCTGATGTCAGATTATCATGGTTCTACCCTCTTCCAAGTCCTATCACTAGTCAACATGCACCCTCCCTCCCTACTCCCTTTTTTCTCCATTCCTCTCTCTACCCAtgtgtccatccatccatcccagaCATTTGCTCAATGGCATTTATGTAAAGCCTCCTATTATAGAATCCAAACTAGGTTGATGGCACTggatataaaataaaagcttcaGTAGCTGCCCTCATGAAGGaatcccttccctccctctctggtCCTTAGCCTCCTATTTATCCTACCTTTTTCTTCCCCATTATTGTCAGGTCCACTGTATCGGCTCCAGAAACCAAACAAGTTAACCCGCTCCTGAGGGAACCAAGAAACAAAAGCATCATCCACTAGTCTCCCAGGGGCTAGTTTTGTCCCCTGTCTTCAAGGTTTCTAGTTATAGAGTTTGTATTCATATTCCACACCATTTTCACTTGAAACTTCACATTTAGGTTTATCTAAATTTTTGGAGAGCTTAACTACCATAGTATGTTATAACATTATACAATATTATTATAACTTCTTTTTACAGTTTGTTTATAATTCAGTTAATAACTGGGAAGAGGAAATTAACTGTCTATTATTCTCCACCCCCTACCCAAAGGCAGGATTTGAAGGTAAAAACTAACTCCACAGAATAAGGTACATACACCTGAGACTTGAAGTTAAACAGGGTGGTGGGATTCCCTCTACCACAAACTGTCTCTGTTTGGACAGAGAAAAAATTCCATTTGTCCAAGGGTAGGGAAAAGAATGGATGGTTTAAAGAGTCAAAGCAACTTGGCCTGGGAAGAAAAGACTAGTTCTAGAACTAAGACTGTGTAAGAGGGAAGGAGAGCCAATTTTCTACAGGAGGGACTGTATGACTTGTTCTGCATCCCAAGTCCCAAAGAGAAGGAGGGGTGTGATCTAAACTTTCCCACCTGAATACTGATCTGCTCTGCCTTTTGAGCCATCATCAGGGCTATCCCCAGTTTCTGGCTGCAGTCCTTATTCTTGCACTTTCTCTGAAATGAAAGATTAGAGTCAGTGATAAACATTAGGGAAGTGACTCCAACATACTGTTACTCACCAGACATtatctttacatttatttctactgGTATTGATATGATACTCCTATTCTTAATCTTTTGAACTCAGAAACACAATCCTCCCTTGTACCCAAACAAACCTTTCATCAATTTCTAGCAATATTTTCAACCAACATTTTGGCATCCTCTCAAAGTAAAGCCCATGGAAATTTGTAAATGCAAAATTAAAGGAGTTCAGATGACTGCACTTTTAAGCTTCTCACAAGTTTCTTCACATCCAGCTGCTTGATTTAATACTCACGGCCTGATTATCTAAGGTCCCTGAGCTCCTGGGCCTCGCTGGTAAGGCCCAAAatgattatgggcttccctggtagctcagcaggtaaagaatctgcctcaatccaggagacactggttcaattcctaagtcggaaagaccccttggagaagggataggcaacacactccagtattcttgggcttccctggtggctcagattgtaaagaatctgcctgcaatgcgggaggcctggatgcaattcctgggctgggaagatcccctggaggagagaatggccacccactccagtattcttgcctggagaattccaggaggaAATATCATTTAGTTacttcagtggttctcaaccagggtaGACTTCATTTTTCTCCCAGAAGACATTTGACAATGTCTAGAGACAATTTTTAGGTTGTCACAACTAGGGTGAGGGCTAATACTGGCTAGGTGCCATTAGAGCCCatggatgctgctaaatatcctataATGCCTAGGACAGCCCCTCATAATAGAAAACTATCTGacccaaaatgtcaacagtgttGAGACTGAGAAACCCTGAGCTAATCTGTGCTTTCATTTCTATCACACTTGCTTTGGCTAACCTGCAGAAAACCATGGTCTTCATTAAGCCCCTCCATCTGCAGACAGGGAATGAAACtaagaaaaatcattttcctgCTGCAATCATGGTAGAAAGAAGTGTTCCTCATGAATAACCTTATCCTGGCATACTTGGTCAGACATGCGACTTCCTCCTGGCACAGCTTCCTCCAGGAAAAGTCACATTTAATAAAGGGAAGATTTTGTTTCTCAAGTTCCCTATATCACAACTGACCCCTGAAGGTTGCTCACCACTCCACTTAGCTCCAGGGTCAGCTCCTGGAAGTTCTTTAGCATGTTGACTGGGATCCAAGCACGAGAGACTGTTTCTCCAAAAAATGTCACATGGTACTTGGACTGTAATAAAAGATAGCTTTGTTATAGCCTCTTGTCCTTCTTCTTGCTCTGACCCACTAGCCaggaaaaggcaggagaagagctgAGAATTCACAAGGAAGGAAGTGCTGGACCTTGTCTGTTCCTTTAAGCCTGACCCATCTATCCCACCTCACTCCATTGTTCTTCCATCCTGACCTCAGATATCCTAACCAAAGCCTATTTGTCAAAATCACAAATGTCCtagtaattaataaatatttaattagatatttgtttgtttctatatCCATTTGTCACTCTAGCTAAGAATCTGTTTCTGCTTGTGTCTGCTGGCTATGTCTGTATTTCTATCTCTATATCTATTAGGATGGATTTGTTCATCACTTTGCCCTGAGCACCTACCCACCCTGAACCAGGAAAACTCACCGGCAGGGAATCAAgatgagaagcaaaaagaaaatattccccCAGGTCAGGATCAGGTTCTACCAtgcctggccacctggagaagacagacagatgtaGGGGATGGAAGAGAAGGGGTTAGATGAACAGAACACAAACTCATCAATATACACTTATATAAAAgggcactgggcttcccttgtgtctcagatggtaaagaatccacctgcaatgcaggagacctgggttcgatccctgggttgggaagatcccctggaggagggcatggcaacctactccagtattcttgcctggagaatcccatgtacagagggctatagtccatagggttgcaaagagtcaggacacaactgaaatgacttagcacacaaaagGACAATACGTTTTGCAAATAAAGGATCCCCCAAATAGACCCCTCTGTCATCCCTCCACAGTGGTCACTACCAAATGACTGAGGTAACTTCCATCAATGTACAAAGAAGCTCAGAATCTTCCTACTAAAAAATATCTTATCTTCTAGGCCTCCTGGCAACCCTGAGAACAAAAATCTTCTGACTTGGGACATCTCCAAAGAAACTCTTCCacccttcccttttctctttactTTGTATATCTCTCCTTTCCTAATGTCTAAAAAAATATCTTAGAGCCACTCATCTCTTTCTACCCATTCAGGGCAGAACTGGCTGACCCTTTTCCCCAGGGAGACACCACGTCCACCGTGAAATCTCTAGAAATCACTCTTTCAAAGCCTCCAAGATTAGTACTTTATATTCTCCCTCACCCATGCTCTTTCTAAGGCAGGTAACATTTCCATTATAAATCCCTttcatttccttccctctctgccttAAGCTACCACTCTCAAGCTTATGAAGGATGCTCTGACTCTACCATGGCACCCTACCAGGGGTAGCCGTATTGCTTGGCCCAGATGATGGATCCTGGGATGTAGGAGGCATAGGCCACATCACTTTCATGACCAGTCCAGGTCTCCTCAGGAATATCACAGCGATTATACTGCAAGTCTGCCAAAAGAGAGGAGGAGTGCAGGGAAAGAAACAGCCTCATGAGGTGAAAATCTGGatgagggcagaggagaggtCAAGAAGAAATTGTTATATGCAGCAGGTAGGACCAAAAGGACACCTGGGAGATGGGCCTGGAGAATGAATAAAGGCTCATGAAGGAAATGCAGCTAGAGCTAGGAGAAGCAGGAGCATTGGCTCTTCGTGTTCTGTAGAAAGAGATCCCAGACTTCCACCTACATCCCACATGTCTGACCCTGCTTCCATCTGTGTAATATCATGAAGATAATTTCTCCAatattctgttttctcatctgtaaaatagttgGGTTAGACTAGATCTTCATAATCTTTTTTAAGTAGTTTCAAACATTCTAGAATTCTGAGCTACTGAATCTCTCTCACTGGCTTTTCCTCATATATCCCATACCAACCCAATACCAAAAGTCTAGTCAGACTAATAGGGTCAAACCAATGCAGAAGAAGATGGAATTTACTCAGAACAATCGTTTAGATTCCAGGACCCTCCCTACTCTTCAGAGTGTCTTCCTCTATCCCTTTATGCCGAATTCATTTTGAAAAGAGCAAGATCCCCACCTCTCCCCAAATGCTAACTACAAGGGCCCCTGGAGTTATAACTATACTTTTGTCATATTTAATCTaaaggttgaaagcagggaaagaaagaaaggaacataaaaactgaaaacaaatttcCATTTTACCTGTGTTCTGGTCGCAGGACCAATTATCTGGGAGGACTGAGGGGTCAATGTTCCCACGCAGCCGCCTCCATTTCTCACAGTGTGGGGAGGAACACTGGACCCAGACTAGACATTGACCTGTCACAGCAAAGAAACCTGAAATAAGAGACTCAAAAATATGTTCttccttcttcaatttaaaatcAATATACTCCCTGCCACCACCACCTCTGCAAGAATCACACAGCCCTAGAGATCAACTTGTTCAAGCCCTGACTTACAAACAGTAAAACCAAAAGCTCGGAGGAGATAACTGACTGCTAAAGATCAGTCTAAATTGGTGGCAAGGCTGAAcgtggaacccaggtctcgcatCTCAGTCTTTTTCCTGAACCATGCTATCATCTCTTCTCCCCCAGGGCAGAAAGGAGTGTTTCGTGTATTGACATTTCTTTAAAAGGCTGCCTGGCATCTTTTGGGTTACTGCCTCATTTCCCGGCTGGTCTGTCACCACTAAAAAGTTCTCCTGAAGGACTGCGCTTGCTTCGGCAGCACACAGACTAAAATTGGagcgatacagagaagattagcatggcccctgcgcgaggatgacacgcaaattcgtgaagcgttccatattttttagaaaaatggtactgaagaatttatttacaggaccacaatggagaaacagacatagagaatagatttatggacatggggagaggggaggagagggcgagatGTAtgcaaagagtaacatggaaacttacattaccatatatatgggaatttgctgtatggctcaggaaactcaaacaggggctctgtatcaacctagatgggtgggatgggca
This window of the Capricornis sumatraensis isolate serow.1 chromosome 3, serow.2, whole genome shotgun sequence genome carries:
- the ZCWPW1 gene encoding zinc finger CW-type PWWP domain protein 1 isoform X1 produces the protein MMPTLESKEKCGKGPKNTFAPPAQKLHSLMPYNLNSSKEEIPEISSPQAEVRPSLLKAGLEKKKEKTTTENGPGSGQETQGKAQDSKNPKKEKEKSTLTDAEFEEIVQIVLRKSFQECLETSCTQPTRCTQLDKEPGIASSNTSDNNNADGDRVVVPPILEISASQEDGIIPEIKISKPGQPDSASSEKKFNKLSLSERKKEAQDEKMEKDQSEHEHRQDDHHKKTIQDHSQNGDQQKGEGNGFGQCLVWVQCSSPHCEKWRRLRGNIDPSVLPDNWSCDQNTDLQYNRCDIPEETWTGHESDVAYASYIPGSIIWAKQYGYPWWPGMVEPDPDLGEYFLFASHLDSLPSKYHVTFFGETVSRAWIPVNMLKNFQELTLELSGVRKCKNKDCSQKLGIALMMAQKAEQISIQERVNLFGFWSRYSGPDNNGEEKDLSLSGTSSLDSCLEKEEKEPELEEDEEEEQDKADPTLLNPKPAKIQTKKPKARGLGVGSDAGADERDGTLKRRTTKRTLLNEPAPPPVPIMGRKKGHGNSGPEQPDPKKKFKAPQSKAPGSSLSEEREARLVPEVLTPPAPRGACRVAGEEGPEPQDAGSVPSDDGASSDLDLDQLMEDVGEELEQREEPQHRVDTGELAVAFCEE
- the ZCWPW1 gene encoding zinc finger CW-type PWWP domain protein 1 isoform X2, with translation MEKDQSEHEHRQDDHHKKTIQDHSQNGDQQKGEGNGFGQCLVWVQCSSPHCEKWRRLRGNIDPSVLPDNWSCDQNTDLQYNRCDIPEETWTGHESDVAYASYIPGSIIWAKQYGYPWWPGMVEPDPDLGEYFLFASHLDSLPSKYHVTFFGETVSRAWIPVNMLKNFQELTLELSGVRKCKNKDCSQKLGIALMMAQKAEQISIQERVNLFGFWSRYSGPDNNGEEKDLSLSGTSSLDSCLEKEEKEPELEEDEEEEQDKADPTLLNPKPAKIQTKKPKARGLGVGSDAGADERDGTLKRRTTKRTLLNEPAPPPVPIMGRKKGHGNSGPEQPDPKKKFKAPQSKAPGSSLSEEREARLVPEVLTPPAPRGACRVAGEEGPEPQDAGSVPSDDGASSDLDLDQLMEDVGEELEQREEPQHRVDTGELAVAFCEE